Within Longimicrobium sp., the genomic segment CCTCGTAGTGCTCGGGAAGGGGACGGTACCCGTCGCTCCCGCCGGTGAGCGCCACCTCGAACGTCTGCCCGCTGGCCGCCGGCACGTCGCTCCCCACGGCGGGGGTCAGCTGGTCCAGGAGCAGCCGGGCCACCTCGGCGCCCTCGTTGAGCGTGGCGGCGAACTCAAAGGTCACGGGGGTGCGCAGCGACTGGGCGCGGTTGGGGATGTCGGCGGCGAAGGTGGTGCCCACCGAGCGGCGCCCCTCCGGGTGCAGCCCCAGGTTCTCAAAGGTGTCGCGCCGCAGCACGTTCCCCACGCGGTCCACGAACGTCACCTCCACGCTCACGCTCACCACGTGCACGCTGTCGCGCCCGGTGCCCTCGGCCACCAGGGTGGCCAGGTCCCACGCGCTGCTCCCGTCGCCCGGGTGCAGCCGCCAGTTGCTGCGCCCCAGCACGTCGTCGAAGTAGCGCTCGGCGCGAAAGAGCGTCCCTCCCGCCGGCGTCACTCCCGCGGGGCTCCCCTGGTCGGCCACGTAGACCACGTCGTCCGGGTTCACCCCCCGCAGCACGTTGAAGGTCACCCCGCTCACCGCGTCGCGGTCGGTGGCCAGCACGTTGCCGCCCACGCGGAAAGCGAACGACACGCGGCAGTCGCCGGCGCGCCCGGGGTAGCGGGCCCGCAGCGTCAGATCGCCGATCACCGCGGTGGCGCGCCCGCCGGAGGTGGCCAGCGCCAGGTCGTCGCCCGCCAGCGCCTCTCCCTCCTCCGCCTGCGGCAGGGCGTAGATGCGCGAGACGTAGAGGCGCTTGCCCCCGTTGTCGAAGAAGTTGCGGACGCCGTGCGCCAGGTAGTTGTGCGCGCGCTCCGTCTCGCCCACGTACTCCAGGCGGTCCAGCCCGCCGAAGACGCGCTCGAACTCGGCGAAGCTGGTGACCAGCTCGGGGAGCCCGTCGGCGGGGCCGTAGCGGGCCGGGCCCACGAAGCCGGCGGTGCTGGTGCTGACCCCCTCGATGCTCTTGGCGCGGAAGCTGGTCTCTTCCACGTACACGCCGGGGGCAAGGTATTCGGGCATCTTCTGCTCTCCAGGGTTACGGGGGCGACGCTGCGGCGGAGATCCACAGGCGAGGGAGGAGCGCGGCCCCGCCGGCCGCCAGGGTGCGGAGCACCAGCTCCTCGCCGTACACGAGCTCCGCCGCGTGCTCGTCCACCGGCGGTTGTCCATCCTCCTGCCATACCAGGGCGGCGCGCTGCTCGTCCAGCACGCTCTTGATCGAGGGGCGCTCCGGCCAGGCGGTGTCCACGTCGGTGCGGCCGGCGAACGGATAGCGCAGCGCCCCCGGCTCGTACCACACCTCCACGGCCACCGGCCAGCGGTTCCCCGCCGGCGCGCCCTGCCCGCTTCCCGGGGGCGAGCCCAGCCGCAGCCGGTCCACCGAGGGAACGGGGAGCACCAGGAGCGCGCGCCCCTCCTCGTCGGCCACGGCGGTGTGCGTCACGCCCTCCACCGTGGCGCGCAGCACCGCCCACGCGGCGGGGCCGTCGAGGTCGGCGTCCCACAGGTCGGCGCGGATGGCGGCGGCGCTGGCCGGCACCGGCCGCGCGGGCGACGAGAACAGGTAGGCGCGCCCCGCGGGCCCCGGCACGCTGGCCGCCGATGCCCCCAGGAACTCGCCGCGGTAGCCCAGCGGCAGCGTCACCGAGAAGGCGGTGGGCAGCCAGCGCCCGGCGGGGTCGTCCACCGCGATGGCGTACTCCTGCGGCGGCCCGGCCAGCTCCGGGTGCTCCTCGCCCTCCGCCGGAATCTCCTGCTCGCGGCGGCCGGGAAGGGCGGCGAAGGAGTACACGCCCGACGCGCTGCGCACCGCGCACACGGGGGGAAACCCGCCCCCGGCCAGCCAGGCGTACACGCGCAGCGAGTCGGTCACGGGAACGTCGAACGCGGCGTCCCAGAAGCGGATGCCCAGAGGCGAGAACGCGCGCTTCCGCTCCAGCACGCGGATGCGGGGGGCCAGCGCGCCGCTCACGGAAACGCCTCCTCCAGCACGCCCAGGCCGACCTCGCGCTCCTGCACCGGCCCGAACAGCGCGTCGGAGCGCGTGGACTCCAGGTCCAGGGTGCGCGCCACGTACGGCACGGAGAGCTGGTACGCGTGGTCGATCATCACCTCCCAGATGCGAAAGGTGTCCTCCACCGACAGGTCGGTGAGGGAGATCGTGACGGTCTCCTCCGGCTGGAACACGCCCGCGCGGTACGAGTTGAGCAGCCCCGCCGGGAGCACGGGGTTGTCCTCCAGCACCCGCATCATCCACCCCGCGATCTCGTGCTGCAGCGACGCCTTGCGCGCCCAGGCGGTGGCCATGAAGTGCAGGTCTACCGGCAGCCGGGTGCGCTGCCGGCGGCCGTCCAGCGTGCGGCCGGCCGGGTTGCGCGCGCCACCGTTGTGGTAGACCCGGTACAGGAAGAGCGACACGCCCTGCTCCATGGGGTGGGTGAAGTCGTCCGACACGTAGACCTGGAAGTCGAGCACGGCGCCGTTGAACTCGGCGGGGTCGTAGCTCGCTCTCAGCAGGCGGACCACCGCCTCCATGGCGCTGGCGATCGCCGCGTGCGTGCTCACCGCGCCTCCCCCGGCGCCGCGGCGCGCACGGCGGCCAGCAGGCGCTCCCGCCCCAGCTCGCCCAGCGGCGTGCGGTGCGGGCGAAGCTCGTAGAGAAAGGCGTGGCGGGCGTCGCCGGACAGGGCCAGCACCCGCGCGCGGGGAAAGCGGTAGAGCATCAGGGCGGGAACCGTTTCGTTGTCTGGGGAGGGGTCGGTGATCACCACCACGTCGGCGTGGGCCGGGATCTCCCGTGTGTCGCCCACGGGCGGCGGCGCGCCGTCCAGCAGCACCAGGTCGGGCGCCTGGGCCAGGATCTCGCGGAGCACGTCCCGCAGCACCGGCGGCTCTACCGCGAGGGCGACACGGATCAGGGGGAGGCTCCTGGAGAGGCGTGGCCTGGGGCGGCATCCCGGCCGCCCATACAGGATGCGCATGGCGCCTCTGCCGCGAATGGGCCGATGGGTGGGGGTGAGGGTGCACGCCGCGGCCCGCACCCCCGGCACGCTTGCGCCCCGCCCCTCCGCCGCAGGTGAGGCACGCGTGGTACGCATTCGATGTGGCCGGACGCGCTGCCCTGAATCCCGATCGACGAAGTGAACGAAGTGCCTGAACCGTTGGATCTAGATCACGGTACAACTGCATGGCTCACACAGAGACACAGAGCCACAGAGAGAACCGCAAAGGGGTTTTCTCTGCGGCTTGTAGTTCCCTCTGTGCTCTCTGTGTGAGGCTTTTTTCTGTTGTTCTCTCCACGACATCGGGCCGCCCCCGAATGTGGAGGGCGGCCCGAAGGGGATCGCGTGAACCGGTGATCGTGGATCGTGAATCAGTAGCGCGAGCCGGAACCGGACAGTTGCAGGGTGCGCAGCAGGGCGCCGGCCTCGCCACGCGTGGGCACGTCCAGCTTCTCCAGGATGTGGTGCACGTGGTTCTTCACCGTGGCGGGCTGCAGGGCGAGGGTGCGAGCGATGTGCTTGTTGGTGTGCCCGCGGCTGATCAGCTCCGCCACCTCGCACTCGCGAGGGGTGAGCTGCACGCCCGGCGGCGCGGCGCGTCCCGTTCGGGCCAGCGCGGCAACGCGGTTGGAGAGCATCGCCGCCACCCGCGCCGAGCACTCCAGCTCGCCGCGCGCGGCGCTCAGCACCGCCCGGGCCAGGTGGTCCAGCGAGCCGTCGCGCCCCACCCACCCGGCCACGCCCGCCTCCACGCACGCCATCACCGTGTCCTCGAGGTCCTCGTCCACCGCGAACACCACCGCCTTCACCGCGGCCCCCGCCTGGCGGACGTCGTGCACCAGCTGCAGCGCGCCCGGCATGGACACGTCCAGCAGAACCACGTCGGGCGCGCTCTGCTCCACGGCGGCCAGCACCGCTCGCGCGTCGCCCGCCGTCCCCACCACGCGCACCCCGGGGCTGCGCTGCAGGCCGAGACTGATGCCGTCGCGGTACAGGCGCACGCTGGCGGCGACCAGCGTCCGCACCTCGTCCTCTCCGGTGGAGGGGAAGCGTGGATCAGTCTCGGCAGAGGGTGGGCACATTGGGATCGGTCATGATGAGTCGCCCGAGCACCCATGATTCCGGCGGCTGGGGACGGCGAGCTCCGCGTCCCGCGCCCCGGGGATGCATGGGCGCTGGACGGGAGTGCGGGGGATGATCATCGGCCGGACGGTGGCGGCATCGGACCGGACGGAATCCTTTGCGCGACCGATCGCTCGTAGTACGTTGCACTCGTCGGACGTAACACAGCGGTGTGTCCGCCGTCCTGTGTTCATGGATGCGCCAAGCGCCCGGATGCGACAAGTGACATTTTGTGACCAGTTTTCTGGCCCATCCGCATCGGCCGTGAGCGATGGGGGCGTCTGCGCCCCGCCGCCCGTTGCACCGCTGCCCCGTCACGGATCGGCGGTAAACAGCGCGTTCCCATCCTCCACGCTTCCCGCGGGCGGCGCGGAGAGGCGGAGCGTCGTGGAGTGGGACGCGCTGACGAGGGAGTTCATGGAGCACTGCCTACGCGCCGGGCGCGCCCCGCGCGTGGCCGCGATGGCGCGGATGCTGGAGGTCTCGCGCGAGCGGCTCACCCGGGAGTTCGGCGCCGCCACCGGCCGCTCCCCCGCGGACGCCTTCCGCCAGCTCCAGGTGCGCCGCGCGCAGGAGCTCCTGGCGACCACCTCCCTGTCGACCGGCGAGATCGCGCGCCT encodes:
- a CDS encoding helix-turn-helix transcriptional regulator → MEHCLRAGRAPRVAAMARMLEVSRERLTREFGAATGRSPADAFRQLQVRRAQELLATTSLSTGEIARLAGFGSPRAFYRTFLHCAGATPTEFRRLAREG
- a CDS encoding response regulator transcription factor — encoded protein: MRTLVAASVRLYRDGISLGLQRSPGVRVVGTAGDARAVLAAVEQSAPDVVLLDVSMPGALQLVHDVRQAGAAVKAVVFAVDEDLEDTVMACVEAGVAGWVGRDGSLDHLARAVLSAARGELECSARVAAMLSNRVAALARTGRAAPPGVQLTPRECEVAELISRGHTNKHIARTLALQPATVKNHVHHILEKLDVPTRGEAGALLRTLQLSGSGSRY
- a CDS encoding phage tail sheath subtilisin-like domain-containing protein, which gives rise to MPEYLAPGVYVEETSFRAKSIEGVSTSTAGFVGPARYGPADGLPELVTSFAEFERVFGGLDRLEYVGETERAHNYLAHGVRNFFDNGGKRLYVSRIYALPQAEEGEALAGDDLALATSGGRATAVIGDLTLRARYPGRAGDCRVSFAFRVGGNVLATDRDAVSGVTFNVLRGVNPDDVVYVADQGSPAGVTPAGGTLFRAERYFDDVLGRSNWRLHPGDGSSAWDLATLVAEGTGRDSVHVVSVSVEVTFVDRVGNVLRRDTFENLGLHPEGRRSVGTTFAADIPNRAQSLRTPVTFEFAATLNEGAEVARLLLDQLTPAVGSDVPAASGQTFEVALTGGSDGYRPLPEHYEGDDSDVRHKTGLRALEDVSDVSIVAAPGYSAGGNVDDDARAATQAVSNALVSHAERMRYRIAVLDSANDQALADVRAQRAQLDSSHAALYYPWVRILDPVTDQEIVLPPSGFVSGIYARNDVEKGVHKAPANEVVRGALGFEISLNKGQQDVLNPEGINCFRFFEGRGNRLWGARTISSDPEWKYVNLRRYFAFLERSIERGTQWVVFENNSEPLWANVRRTIEDFLYNEWKQNHLMGDKPETSYFVKCDRSTMTQNDFDNGRLICLIGVAPVRPAEFVIFRIGQWTGDRKS
- a CDS encoding DUF4255 domain-containing protein, producing MSTHAAIASAMEAVVRLLRASYDPAEFNGAVLDFQVYVSDDFTHPMEQGVSLFLYRVYHNGGARNPAGRTLDGRRQRTRLPVDLHFMATAWARKASLQHEIAGWMMRVLEDNPVLPAGLLNSYRAGVFQPEETVTISLTDLSVEDTFRIWEVMIDHAYQLSVPYVARTLDLESTRSDALFGPVQEREVGLGVLEEAFP